GTCAGTGATGAGCTGATCCGGAATATCGAACGGCAGCGTCCCAAGACCAAGGCCCAGCTGAACCGCATCTGGTACGGCTACCACAACAACCAGCCCCAGCACTACGACAACACCCGCTACCACGGAGTCAACCTGCACAACGTCTGGTACCGGGGCACGGTGGAGTTCCGCTGGTTCGAGGCGACCCTGCATGCCGGAAAGATCAAAGCCTACCTGCAGTTCTGCTTGGGCATCGCCGCCAAGGCGCTCAACGGCAGAGCCGCATCCAGCCGCAAGCGGGACTTCGATCCGCAAAGCGCCAAGTATGACTTCCGGGTCTTCCTGCTCCACCTCGGCCTGATCGGGGATGAGTTCAAAACCGCCCGATTACATCTGATGAAAAACATGCCCGGTGACGCGGCCTTCAAGAAAGGTCGTCCCAAACCGGATGAAACCGAAACCACCATTCAAACCACAGAGGCCGGGTCTAATCCCGGCCTTTCTGTTTTAGGAGGTGAATCATGAAGATACTGATCCACTCGACGACACTGGACGGCGAACCGCTGGAGGCAGACGGCATCGCTCTGGAAGGCAAAAACTGCGCGGAGCTGGTGGAGATCATGAAAGGCCAGACACCGTTCACCATCGAAGCGACCGCCCGTGATTACATGCTCGGTGTGCTTGGCCGCATCGAGCCGGACCGAAAACTCCAGCTGCCTGAAGATCCCGAAGCGGCCGCAGCCGAATTCCTGACCCTGCTGGGAAAGCATGGGCTGGTGGAGTTCCTGCCGGATGACGCCTTCATCGACCTGCCGCCGGAGGACACCTTTGACAAGGAGGATGATCTATGTGCGGACAAGTAGGCATCATCTTCGGTCAAAAGCGACGGCGCATTGCCGAGCGGGAATACCTGAACAAGGTCTTTATCCGCATGCTGCTCTGCAGTGAGGAGCGCGGTCCCCACGCCAGTGGAATGGCATGGCTCAGGACCGACGGGGACTTCCGGCTTTTCAAGCGTCCCATCCGGGCACACCGGCTGGTCAGGGAATCCACCTTTCACGAGCTGATGGCCGAGGTGGACAACCAGACCACCATCCTGATGGGGCATACTCGCTGGCGGACCCGGGGCAGCGAAGACAACAGCCGCAACAACCATCCGATCCGCTCCGGCATCATCATCGGCACCCATAACGGCACCATCTACAACGCCGATTACCTGTTCCGCAGGCTCGGCCTGCCGCGCTATGCCGAAGTGGACAGTGAGCTGCTTTTCCGGCTGGCCGACCGCTTTGCACCCGACGGAACCATCGACGGCCGAGGCTTCCGCAAAGCCCTGCGCCTGTGTCGCGGCCAAATGAGCGCCGTGTTGGCCTCACGACTCGATCCCGGGGCCATTA
The window above is part of the Syntrophotaleaceae bacterium genome. Proteins encoded here:
- a CDS encoding amidoligase family protein; this translates as MDLRELRYGIEIETVKRTREQIAWAIHSVVGGHVRHIGAPSCYDPWEVEDLRGRKWKVVNDASLTNVPSHLRAELVSPVLTYDDLEQLQEVVRAIRKAGGKINSQCGIHIHIDAEPFDGRKLGNLAKVVYKQEPLILHALGINSDRLRRYTRPVSDELIRNIERQRPKTKAQLNRIWYGYHNNQPQHYDNTRYHGVNLHNVWYRGTVEFRWFEATLHAGKIKAYLQFCLGIAAKALNGRAASSRKRDFDPQSAKYDFRVFLLHLGLIGDEFKTARLHLMKNMPGDAAFKKGRPKPDETETTIQTTEAGSNPGLSVLGGES
- a CDS encoding glucosamine 6-phosphate synthetase; protein product: MCGQVGIIFGQKRRRIAEREYLNKVFIRMLLCSEERGPHASGMAWLRTDGDFRLFKRPIRAHRLVRESTFHELMAEVDNQTTILMGHTRWRTRGSEDNSRNNHPIRSGIIIGTHNGTIYNADYLFRRLGLPRYAEVDSELLFRLADRFAPDGTIDGRGFRKALRLCRGQMSAVLASRLDPGAITVIKGNKPLSLRYSRKHRAVLYASEPEYIEAALDDLRGWRELEIPPLTMLTFRHETLKEWQSHPFRFVCQERKGTLPEGVKA